A part of Actinomycetota bacterium genomic DNA contains:
- a CDS encoding AtpZ/AtpI family protein — translation MPGRDPGEAWRGANQAWSVIGTLLAGIVVWGGVGWLLDRWLGFDGLFLPIGMLLGVGASIYLVYVRHGRHPD, via the coding sequence ATGCCGGGACGCGACCCAGGGGAAGCGTGGAGGGGAGCCAACCAGGCCTGGAGCGTGATCGGCACCCTGCTCGCCGGCATCGTCGTCTGGGGGGGTGTCGGCTGGCTCCTCGACCGGTGGCTCGGCTTCGACGGTTTGTTCCTTCCGATCGGGATGCTGCTCGGCGTCGGCGCCTCGATCTACCTGGTCTACGTGCGACACGGGAGACACCCTGACTGA
- a CDS encoding ATP synthase subunit I: MVRRAIVPSLLAFVVASVVAWAFGGPEAAVSAAIGVAVVFTNFAAHGWSLGRASTISITAVHAVALVGPVVRIGIVVGLMFLLDTFAWFSPLAFGLTVVPATMALLVYEARLTMRGVGGQLQIPADPSAARANAALAAKENA; this comes from the coding sequence ATGGTGCGGAGGGCGATCGTGCCCTCGCTGCTCGCCTTCGTGGTCGCCTCCGTCGTCGCCTGGGCCTTCGGGGGACCTGAAGCCGCCGTCTCGGCCGCGATCGGGGTCGCCGTCGTCTTCACGAACTTCGCCGCGCACGGATGGTCGCTCGGCCGCGCCTCGACGATCTCGATCACCGCGGTGCACGCGGTGGCCCTCGTCGGGCCGGTCGTGCGCATCGGCATCGTCGTCGGGCTGATGTTCCTGTTGGACACGTTCGCCTGGTTCTCGCCACTCGCCTTCGGGCTGACCGTGGTGCCCGCCACGATGGCGCTGCTCGTCTACGAGGCTCGACTCACGATGCGCGGTGTGGGCGGCCAGCTCCAGATCCCCGCAGACCCGTCGGCCGCGCGAGCCAACGCCGCGCTGGCCGCGAAGGAGAACGCCTAG